TCGCAGCTTGTACTCCGTAGGGGATTCGAACCCCTGCTACCAGGATGAAAACCTGGCGTCCTAACCCCTAGACGAACGGAGCATTGTTCATTTTTGCGAGTGCAAATGTAGGCGATTAATTGATTCAGCACAAGAAAATCGAATAAAAAAATTCTTTATATCTGTAAATTTTATCCTTTTATACTCACACATGCACAAAAGTATCACTTAGAATAAGACAATTTAAAGAAAAATATGTTTTTAATTTCTGAATCTATTCTATACCAAGAATCGTATTAAATTTATGTATTAGAACCAAGAATGCCATGTTACCCCACCGTTAGTGAGTATTAATATCCTTCAATTTTTGTCAACAAGAAAGAAATATCTATAGCTCTCTTTGTTGAACTATGTTAGAATTTGGATAGAAAAGTTTATTTTTGCAATTCAATACAAGTTATATCAAGATGTTAGATAAACTCGAGAAAATAAAGACACGATTTATAGAAGTGAGCGATCTTATTGTTCAGCCTGATATTATTTCAGACATGAAGCAATACGCAAAGCTTAATAAAGAATATAAAGACCTAGAACAAATTGTTGGGAAGTACGAAGAATACAAAAATATCCTAGACAATATTGCTAGCTCAAAAGAAGTTTTAGCGGAGGAAAAAGATCCAGAATTCCGTGAAATGGCTAAAATGGAATTGGATGAGCTGAACGATCAAGTTCCTGGAATTGAGGATGAGTTGAAAGTGATGTTGATCCCGAAAGACCCGAACGATAGTAAAGATAGTATTGTCGAAATCCGTGCGGGTGCTGGTGGAGATGAAGCTGCTATTTTCGCAGGAGACCTTTACCGTATGTACCAACGTTACTGTGAGCGTATGGGTTGGAAATCGAGCTTGATGGACTATACAGAAGGTACTTCTGGTGGTTATAAAGAAATCGTTTTCTCAATGTCTGGAGAGGACGTTTACGGACAAATGAAATTCGAATCAGGAGTTCACCGTGTACAACGTGTTCCTGCAACTGAAACTCAAGGACGTATCCACACTTCTGTAGCATCTGTTGCCGTTCTTCCAGAAATGGAGGATGTAGATGTTGATATTGCTCCAGCTGACCTCAAGAAAGAAACTTACTGTGCTTCAGGACCTGGTGGGCAGTCTGTAAACACAACTTATTCTGCGGTTCGTTTGACGCACATCCCTACTGGAGTTGTCGCGCAATGTCAAGATCAGAAATCTCAGTTGAAAAACTACGATCAAGCATTGAAAGTACTTCGTTCTCGTATCTATGAGATCGAATTGAAAAAACACCAAGAAGAAGTTGGTGCTCAACGTAAATCAATGGTTGGTAGTGGTGACCGTTCGGACAAAATCCGTACGTACAACTACCCTCAAGGTCGTGTAACTGATCACCGTATCAACAAAACGGTTTATAACTTACCTTCAATCGTGGACGGTGAGATCGGAGAATTCATTGAGGAGCTTCGTATCGCTGAAAACGCAGAACGTTTGAAAGACGGAGGAGAAGCTTAATTTTCTTCTGCTCTAAAATATATAAGGCTTACTTCAAGAAACTATTGGAGTAAGCCTTTTTTGTAAATAAGCAAAATGCTTAGTTTACTATCCTATCCATAATTCTAAAGTTACTTTTTCATTATGCTCTCAGATTCACTTTTTCAAGAGTTGGTAAAAATGGCTTCTCTCGCTCCTTCTGCTGATAATATGCAAGCTTGGTCTTTCAAGAAAATAGGTAATAGTATTGAGGTTTATGCTGAAGAAAAGAGAATGCTTCCAATGGATATTCACCACATGTTTACACAAATAAGTATTGGTGCAGCCATTCAGAATATTTTTTTGAAAGCAGAAGAAAAAGGGCTAGAGTGTAAAATTCAATACGCTGAAAAATTCCAAATAGATAAGCCTATCGTATATCTAACTTTAAGAGAAGGCTTACAGAACAAAATGAACTTAACCGAATGGATTCCAAAACGTTCAACGAATCGTAAGCCATATCAAGATAAAATTCTTTCTGAAAGTCAACTTTCTATGTTAGCCGAAAGTATTATTGGTATTGACGCTAAAATGCAGTGGACAACAAAAAAAATAGATTTCAAAACTTTAGCAAAAATTGATGCTAATACTTCTTATATCAGAATAGAACACAAGCCTTTTCACAAAGAACTTTACGATATCCTACGTTTTTCTGATCGTGAAATGAAACTTCATGGCTTTGGTCTAAATGCTAAAAGTCTAGGTATTCCTCCTGCCATTTCATTGTTCGCAAAAAAATTGAAGAATTGGAAAATCAATCAATTTATAAACCGATTTGGTGCTGCAAAAATGAATGCTAAACTAATGGCTAAGACAATGAAAAATGCAGGAGCATATTGTTTCGTTTCTACTTCTGATTCGTCCTTAAAAGGCTACTTAGAAGCAGGTCGAGCAATTCAGCAACTTTGGTTAAAAGCTAATTCTGAAGGCTTATCCGTTCACCCATACGGCGTATTGCCTCAATACCTCACAAGACTTTCTGATGCGCCGAGTTCTTTTCTTCCACATCACATAGAAATCATTAAAAAACAGAAGGAAAGA
Above is a window of Sediminitomix flava DNA encoding:
- the prfA gene encoding peptide chain release factor 1 produces the protein MLDKLEKIKTRFIEVSDLIVQPDIISDMKQYAKLNKEYKDLEQIVGKYEEYKNILDNIASSKEVLAEEKDPEFREMAKMELDELNDQVPGIEDELKVMLIPKDPNDSKDSIVEIRAGAGGDEAAIFAGDLYRMYQRYCERMGWKSSLMDYTEGTSGGYKEIVFSMSGEDVYGQMKFESGVHRVQRVPATETQGRIHTSVASVAVLPEMEDVDVDIAPADLKKETYCASGPGGQSVNTTYSAVRLTHIPTGVVAQCQDQKSQLKNYDQALKVLRSRIYEIELKKHQEEVGAQRKSMVGSGDRSDKIRTYNYPQGRVTDHRINKTVYNLPSIVDGEIGEFIEELRIAENAERLKDGGEA